One Alnus glutinosa chromosome 13, dhAlnGlut1.1, whole genome shotgun sequence genomic window, TACGCACACGAAACCCAGTTAGTCTCACCACCTGTTTTCTCAACCTTCACCACTGAACCGTCGACTGCTCCTTTCACTCCACCTGCTGAGTCTGTCCACTTAACTACACCTTCCTCACCTGAGGTGCCATTTGCTGAGCTGCTTGACCCTAACCATCGGAATGGTGAAGCTGCTCAGAAATTCCCATTCTCCCACTATGAATTTCAGTCTTATCAACTTCACCCTGGGAGCCCAGTTGGTCACCTAATATCCCCAAGCTCTGGCATCTCAGGTTCAGGCACCTCATCTCCCTTCCCTGACCATGAATTTGACTTCCGTGAGTTTCGAACAGGTGACCCTCCCAAGCTCATGAACCTTTATAAGCTGTCCCCCCGTGAATATGGATCGTGTCAAGGTTCTGGTTCTTTGACGCCAGATGCTGTGAGGCCCACGTCTCTTGATTGTTTTCTTCACAATGGTCGGATCTATGATGTTGGATTACACTCACATCCTGACAATGGAAGGCGGGATGACGAGATTGCTGTCAACCGTAGATTCTCGTTTGAGTTAACTGCTGAAGATGTAAGATGTGTTGAAAAGAAGCCATTGCCATTGGCCGAAGCCGTATCAGTCTCACTAAAAGATGCTACATCTGCTGAAATTCAAAATCCTACAAAAATCACGGATTGTAATGAGTGCCGTGTCGGTGAAACATCCAATGATGCACCAGAGAAAGCTCCCGAGGATAGGGAGGAGCCAGAGCGCCATCAGAAGCATCGGTCCATCACTCTTGGTTCGGCGAAAGAATTCAATTTTGACAATACAGATGGAGGAGACTCTTGTAAGCCTAATGTTGGCCCTGACTGGTGGGCAAATGAGAAGGTTCTTGGGACGAAGGAGGGTGGGCCGGCCAAGAATTGGTCTTTCTTCCCCATCATACAGTCAGGTGTCAGCTAGCTAGTATACCATCTCACTCAACTCCTCCATTATCATGGAGAATTGCAGGAATTTGCAGCAACTCAACCCCCAGAATGGAATTTGCAGCAACTCAACCCCCAGAATGCTGAATCTAGTCGTAGAGAAAGTTATAGGTTTAATTGGAAGGTCTATAACATGACTGACCCAGGTATGGAGGCTTTTTCGGCCTAAAAGACGGCAGACAAAAATTGAGAGCtgccttttgatgtttgtgccATCACCCCTTTCATATGTAATATAAATGACAATGGAACAGTGATAGAGTAAGAATAGTATAATACATAAACAGTGCTGTTAATGatcaaaatttgatttcttgtaTGAAGTGTTTGTTtgagtttgtaattttaaaaagtttgatttaaaaaaagtgatttaagcgtttggcaaaattgcagattagtttttaaaattttgcgttctaaaaataacattaaattgtttgcgatttgaaaaagtagtttttttgcgttttcaaatcgtaatttttaaatgattcattttttgtgatttggtttaaaattttactttttgtttataaaatcgTAATTTCAAACGTACTCGAAATCTGTTGGGAAGCTTATGTTATTCTCACACCTTTATAGGGCTAAAGATGGCATTAAGTTGAAAAAATCCATTCATTCAACCATGAGACTTGGGTGAATGTGATTTAGGGGAGTCACGGCAAAGTTCTTCTAGTTCTTTGACCCCCTAGATGCTGTAAGACCCAAATGTTATCGATGGTTTTCTTCTCAGCTCAGGGCAGAGAATAGGATCCTATGAATGCCATTTATTTTCAATGTTAAAGGAGATTCTAATGGGGGCAATGAGGCTGCTCATTTAGGGTgataaatttttgacacgactcgcgAACTTAATACGAAATTAACTGGTTATAGCTGACGGGtgtgacccgtttaattaaatgggttagttAGGGTTggcctatatagttttatatctaTGTTTCGACACTACTCAAATCTGACATGTGACATTTAAGACTGATAATTTTCACGATTTGTGAAACCGACACGAAAACACGAATTGTCACCTTTACTGTTTGTATATATGCAGTGGACAACATCACGTGAGAAGACATTCAAATCTAACTTTGCTTGAACAGGAGCTCAAATATCTGCTTACTATCCCGAATAGAGTGGGATCCAAGTGCCTTATCGCAACGTAGCAATTCTAGACGTTATACACACGTCCTTTTAATAATgttgtaacttttaaaatcacaattgaatttatgatcaatcgttattgaattttgatcaaattatagTATTTAAAGCTACATTATTGAAATTGTCCGTTGCCAACCTCATTGCACCCGATTCCGATCTCTACCGATGTTGAGGGATGCCTCATTGCACATGGGACAAACGAGGTTGTAGCTCAGACTTTAAGGATTGTTGAAATGTTTGACCCATAATTCCCCAACGTGACAAATTTAGATGGTCCATCTTGGAGGGCTAAAgattaataacattaatattcTATTTATATCACCCAAGCAAAAGCCAAAAGTCCACTCCCTTTTGTTGACCAAAACCCTAACTGCCTTCACCTTCTAGAAGCCTGAGCCCCAAGGCACCCCAAGTCCCCAACTACCCTCTTCTCcttcatattatatatacacacacaaagcCTTCTCTTCTTCCATAAATCATTTCATTTCCTCAAAATATGCCACCATTTGCTGGGCTGGCAACGAACCCGGATCCGACCCGGACCAAACCGGACTCTAACATCGTGACCGTCGATGTGGGTGGCCAGATCTTTCAAACCACCAAGCAAACCTTAACCCTAGGCGGCTCCAAATCGTTGTTCTCTAGAGTTTCGGAGTCGCCGTTCATCGACCGGGACCCGGAGCTGTTCTCGATCCTCCTTTCGCTTCTCCGAACCGGGAATCTTCCGTCGAAGGCCAAGGCGTTCGACATCCAGGACCTGATCGATGAGGCGCAGTTCTACGGCGTCGAACCCCTTTTGGTGAACTCGCTCTCGAACCCGTCCCAGTTCGACGCGTTCAACCTCGAGAAGTCGCTGGTTCTGCCGCTTAACGGCCGGGACTCGCCTTCCGCGATCGCGACGACGCCGTTCGGGTCGGTTCATGTGGCGCACGGTAGCAAGATCACCTCGTTTGACTGGTCGCTGAGGAGGAAATCCACGGTCTTGACCGAGTTTACGGCGGTGGATTCCCTGCTGGCGATATCTCCGTCGCTGGCGGCAGCCGGAGCCACCGACTTCTCGGGGCTCCAGATTCTCGACCTCGAAAATGGGTTCGTGAGAAAGAGCTTGAATTGGGAGAATGTGACCCGGTCGGGCTCGACGGTTCAGGGAATCGGGTCGTCGCCGGAGTTTTTGTTCGCGAGCTTCGAATCGGCTCGGAGGAATTCGAATTCGATTATGGTTTACGATTTGCAGAGCTTGAGTCCGGCGGCCGAGATCGGTCACTGCGAGATTTACGGTGCCGATATTGACTCGGCGATACCGGCCACGAAACTGAATTGGGTTTCGGGCTACGGTTTGTTAATGGCTTCTGGGTCTCACAGCGGGCCTTCAGGAGTATTTGGCAACATCAAGTTCTGGGATTTAAGGTCTGGAAATGTGGTCTGGGAGGTCAAGGAGAAAGTAGATTGCTTTTCGGACGTATCGGTTTCGGATGACTTATCGGGGATGTTCAAGGTCGGCGTGAACTCCGGGGAGGTTTTCTTCGCGGATTTGCGCAATCTGGGGGGTGAGAATTCGTGGGTTTGTCTTGGGGATGGGAGGAAAGTTGTGAATGGGGGGAAGAAGGAAGGTGTTGGGAGCAAGATTGAGAGCCATGGCAATCAAGTGTTTTGCAGCAAGGGAGGAGATATAGAGATGTGGACAGAGGTGATGATGATGGGGCATTCAAAGAAGAGTGAAGATGGGTTGGAGGGTAGGGTGTTCAGGAAGAACTCATTGGGGAGAGTGAAGGATATGGGAGGCTCCAAGATAACCAACTTGGCTTTTGGAGGGAACAAGATGTTTGTGAGTAGGAAGGATCAGCAGAATGTGGAGGTTTGGCAGAGTTCAGTGAGGGGATTTTGACCTCTCAGAACTCAGGGATTGATTCAAATTGTTTGGAATCAATGCTTTCTTGTTTTTGTATATTGGTTCATAGCTTGATTCATTTGTAATTGATGAATggtgatttctttcattttgctTTGATAAATCAATTAACGcggtaatttttgacacgattcgTGAACTTAGACGAAATTAGTGATTTAAGATTGTGGGATTAAACTTATTTAGTTAAATGGGTTGAGTTATGATTGATCTATACATCTCAGCACGATAAGACTAGAACTCGATATGCGACATTtatgattaataattttttacatgaattGTGAACTTGACACGATATTagtgggttagggtttagggttctaACTCGGGTAATATTAAAATGACTTTGGTTAGTTGGACTATATAGTTTTACATTTCTGCCTCGGTATAATCTGAATCCGACATGCAATTACGAATTATTCCCCCTAATATCAACcattcttgtttctttatttttgttttccttcttaATTTGATGATAATCATCAATGATGAGGTACACGCTAAGTTGGCTTTAGTATAGTTTAAAACCAATGAGATGGAACTGATAAATGTGTTCCTCTAGGATTTGTCTTCTATGTGGTAGAAATTTTTGATGGCCCAGATGTAACAATGGCTTTTTTAACTCACAATCTCACGTTGTTTGACTGAGCAAGCCCTTGATCTTTGGAAGTCacagaagagaagagaagtttGTTGCTTGGTTGTGAGTTTAAAAGCCATTGTTACATCTGACCATAAAAAATCTCCACAGCATAGAAGCCGGATCCTAACCCTTTAATCTTTAGTGAGATGGATCCTTTAAATTTTTCGTAGTATTTGAAACTATGTTCCATGGGCGGGATGTCCATGGAAAATGATTCCTTCTTTGTGAGTGATTCGATGTCCATTTCCTCCGATATTTTAGTTTGAGAAATActagacatccaaacactttttATCTAAAATTTGGTTCTAACATGATGTATCACAATCGTACgagatttatcattttaaaaagtgtgTTACAATCTCATAGAATTGTAACGCATCAGATTGAAACCAAATTCTAAAAGAAAGTGTTGAAATGTCCGGCATTTCTCTTTTAGTTTCCCATCCCTGTTCTTCTCAGATGCTTTCTTTGTTCTATAGTCAACGGAACATTCCTTGACTTGCTGTTGTCAGTCCTTTGTGTATGTTCAAGTGTATTGGAGTTCATCATTGAGTTGTTTAGTGGCTGCTTAATTTTTCCACTTTCAGATTGactttgtaatttaatttaaggGAAATTATATTTACTCTTAATCTACTACCTAATTTGtaatttcaatttggtttgtATTTTTCATACCAATCTACCGTTGGAATTGTAATGTTCCACTTCTGCccctaaaatgacaaaaaataccaataaaaaagtaaaaaaaaaaaagaaaagacaattaagaattttttttttaaaaaaaaaaattaaaaagttcaaaatagtctgaagttatatatatatctgttaaatatattttagctctATTAACTAACATCCAATTTTAGAAAACCTCACGAATTGGCAGTTGTGATACTTAGACCAATTAAATTACCTGTTTGTTGTAAATTAAGCTCATTCGCTAGCGTTGACTGTCTGTTTGAGTGGAAAAGTTATATTTGACAAAAGTCTTCATAAAATACCATTCTTTTAACacttaaaaaactaaatttatcccttataatttttaatcaataaaaatattaaaaaaagaaaagaaaataggggTGATTAAGCCATCCCTATGGGTAGGGGGAGGCCACGAGCCACTGGACCCATGGAGGGTGTCCGCTAGGCACCCTCAACCCACTGTACAATCCTagcaccatgggggtggctgctAGCCACCATAGGGGTGGCCACGAACCACCCCA contains:
- the LOC133854370 gene encoding uncharacterized protein LOC133854370, producing the protein MRGANGDSRALNNALETISAAATAIASAENRAPQATVQKRRWGSCWSIYWCFGPLKHRKRIGPSVLVPETTPTGTDVSGSENPTQASSVVLPFVAPPSSPASFLQSEPPSVTQSPVGLLSLTSISANMYSPGPASIFTIGPYAHETQLVSPPVFSTFTTEPSTAPFTPPAESVHLTTPSSPEVPFAELLDPNHRNGEAAQKFPFSHYEFQSYQLHPGSPVGHLISPSSGISGSGTSSPFPDHEFDFREFRTGDPPKLMNLYKLSPREYGSCQGSGSLTPDAVRPTSLDCFLHNGRIYDVGLHSHPDNGRRDDEIAVNRRFSFELTAEDVRCVEKKPLPLAEAVSVSLKDATSAEIQNPTKITDCNECRVGETSNDAPEKAPEDREEPERHQKHRSITLGSAKEFNFDNTDGGDSCKPNVGPDWWANEKVLGTKEGGPAKNWSFFPIIQSGVS
- the LOC133854326 gene encoding BTB/POZ domain-containing protein At5g41330 is translated as MPPFAGLATNPDPTRTKPDSNIVTVDVGGQIFQTTKQTLTLGGSKSLFSRVSESPFIDRDPELFSILLSLLRTGNLPSKAKAFDIQDLIDEAQFYGVEPLLVNSLSNPSQFDAFNLEKSLVLPLNGRDSPSAIATTPFGSVHVAHGSKITSFDWSLRRKSTVLTEFTAVDSLLAISPSLAAAGATDFSGLQILDLENGFVRKSLNWENVTRSGSTVQGIGSSPEFLFASFESARRNSNSIMVYDLQSLSPAAEIGHCEIYGADIDSAIPATKLNWVSGYGLLMASGSHSGPSGVFGNIKFWDLRSGNVVWEVKEKVDCFSDVSVSDDLSGMFKVGVNSGEVFFADLRNLGGENSWVCLGDGRKVVNGGKKEGVGSKIESHGNQVFCSKGGDIEMWTEVMMMGHSKKSEDGLEGRVFRKNSLGRVKDMGGSKITNLAFGGNKMFVSRKDQQNVEVWQSSVRGF